Below is a window of Impatiens glandulifera chromosome 2, dImpGla2.1, whole genome shotgun sequence DNA.
CAAGTATTTAAGAAGCTTCTAAAAGAGTTcatgagtgttctccaactcacaaTAAGCTTCCAATCATACTATAATTCAAATTGCAAGTttcaattgaaatttttatattttagttcgACTAGCTTTATATACTGTTTGCTTATATAATTTCTTGATTGAAAAATAATCctagaataatttatatgatttctATCGAAGCAAAACAAAACCAATCTACctaaatcataaatattcaaatttgatttttgaaaattttcaaaatcaggtttttgttcttgagctatttctcaagaacaacaacccaTAAACCTTCTTAACATGTTTCTAAGGATGTTAAGAATATATTCAAGCCAATTTCAATCCATCCCGATAATGTtgtttgatcaaaaattaatttttttataaaaataaatttcaattattgaattggttaaaacgaaCAACcattgttcatgttttggtttcattcaaCCATATGAAGCATAAAGAAGTTATTGACTAACTCATTATGCCTCATTACACATTACAACTTAAAAACACGTTTTTTGTATCAAAAGTGTTTGAGTTGAGTGGAACATCATCCCGATCGAATGATACATcgggatgatgttataaatgatcccTAAGACTAGATGAAGTTTCTCatgcccttggatcaaagaattaaGAACCCAGTCGAAAACATCAAACCTCaaatttgatgttcttgacaTCCGACTGAGGGCTCAACTAGGGTTCGatttaggaccgagaaaatcgaACCCTCTCCTACACCCGACTAAGAAAATTTAGCTCTAGACTAGCCTAGGACCACGAGCTCCTCAAATCTCAATTGAAGAATCTCGCACCCAACCAAGGATTCCTAGCCTAAAACTAAGAGCTCTTCATACCCAAACTGAGGAATCTTACATTCAACCGAGAGCATCTCGCACCCAGGATCGAGAGCCTCTCGCACCCGACTAAGAGCCTCCCACATCCAATCGAGAGCCACCCACATCCAACTAAGAGCCTCCCACACCCAGGATAGAGAGCCTCACACACCCACCGAGAGCCTTCCACATCCGACCAAGAGCCTCCCGCACCTAGGATTAAAAGTCTCTCGCATCTAACCTAGAGCTTCCTACATCCCGACCAAGAGCTCccacacctcgaccgagagacCTCAACCCATGATCAAGGAACATCGCACCTAGACTAAGAGGTCCAGTCCTAGGGCCTGTTtggtttaaatattataatttcattttttttttaattttggaaccccaaactattttctaaaaatatgaaaaacaaaaaatgatttcaaaatattttgctaattttttttataagagcCAGTTTGAGATTATTTTAGATCCTAATGCAttcaactaatattttttaggtaCTTTCATCATCAATCGTCGACATCAACCTCAAGTACCAAcagttaaatattattctataattttaaatgcaagaaaaaacCTGTGCATGTCAAGGACCTgaagaataattagttaaataaaacaataaaatcaatttttcaaaagcTAAGACTATATAAAATACAGACCGTTCTTTAACAAGTACAAATTATATAGTGCAAAAGTCCTTTCTCGTGTATCACCAAACATTGAACCTAAAAGAATCTCTAATCAAATATACGTTTGTAaacgtataattttattaaaaataaattggcgACTCTTTTATCAAAGtgataatcttttaaattaatttaaaacgtagatttctttaatcaaattataagttgattatttttaatctaaaagattatccaaatttgataaaaaaaattaattattgttgtaattaatttaaaaaatgtctaTACACATTTCTATAAATCTTTttgaataatgttttattaaaaagatgTTCGACACGCAAACTGGTGttgaaatttctcgaacctcgagattttttgaaataagGATTTTCCAGAAGTTACAACTTTCTAGAGACTCTACTggtgattaattttttttacttaaaaacataaacttagcttttaaaaacaaaaaaattattacgcTTTCAACTTAATAGACACATCTTAAAATGTATATCACTTGGCAGATGCATAAACTTTTATCTTAATAAATGTCTTGGCCTATAAAAGGTACATAACCCTAAATTACATTCAGAAGTACGCGATAGGACTTGGTAGTTATACAAATTTATGTGCAAAGATTGTCGATGAGTAATGACAAATTGTTACATATCGAGTGATGTTGCGAGAGTTGAACCTAGAATGCATGGGATCAACCATTCTCTTTGGCAATGAGCCGTCCAATAGGACGTAGGCATTGTAGTGATGGGGAAAAATTCCCGATTGAATTGATACTCCCCAATTTATGGAGGTGTTAACCCCCACCCTCCCTCCACTATCGGTGAGTGATACTTTCTAATCCTTAGCACAAAAATCCTAGATACTCTGTCCAAACTGGTTGTTTGACGTGCCTAAACAACTACACCTCGTCACTCAAACCCTTACGTGACTACTATATAggtattatgtgtatgcatatatactaaaattaacATCTTGAGTATgtttccttttcaaaacaaaaatatttttgtaaattattttgaacattCAATCTCAGGCCATGTCCATTCTAAGTGATATCGCTCTAGTCCCTTAGATCGACAACTTCCACGAAATGACTAGAATCATAGTATCTATGGACTGACTCCATTCACAAAGTTTATCAAATTCAAGATAACTAACACTTTCATGATGCAAATGAAAAGGAGATGGAGCCCTATCTTCAGAACTTTTTTTATGGGAGACAATCAATTAAATATGCCCAAACATGGAGGAATTCAAGGAAATCTTAatgattgaaacaaaaatattctACACCTCAAACTTTTTTTAGAATCGATGTCATTAAGAAAGCTACTACAACATGAATATAGATACACTAAAACAACATCCGAAACTATCATGAAGAAGGCTACTATCGATATCCAAAAATGGACAAAAATGAAAGTTAGAAAGGGAGAAGTTCCTCTAACCATGGGCTCATCAATGATGACAGTCACAATATTACTGGCTCATTTTTTCCTAGCTTCAGCGGATGATAAACCATCCTCCAAAATTTTAGAGGTAGCCTACCATATGCGTAGAGGAAAAAAAGATCCATCGGGTCTCATCCTAGAAGAAATACTAATGGGATTAAATGAATCATATTTAACCTCCTCCTTGATCAAAATAGGCTCCCCTATAATACTCTACTTCTAACTTCTCGATAAACTCTATTAGGATTGACGACAACAATAGAAAGgagggttgaatattgttgtactATTTTTGACTTTCAATGCGGTTTTAATCATGTTAAGGACttaaaatctatttctattattcaaaaaatcgtaacaagctcttgaacgaattcaagtgcggaaaatgcTTGCGAGATTTGAAGTGGAAGATCTACGACTGTAAGATGCAGTaaggaaataacacaagattgtatgaatgtttggagataaaacttctacgtcgCCCATTCTTTTGTTtctagaaggattccactacaagactttgatttgtatagcctctacacaaACCTAGTTAGAACATAAGACTTAACAACTATCCATTTTAAACTTCTAACTATCACACTCTATTGAATAGACAATGTTCTGTtaaacttacaatactgaaaataCTCTCAGGTAGTACAGTAAATTATCTCTAAACTTAACGTAGTGATTCTCAGAATAAACTAGAGAGAGTAAAAATGCAGAATTCACGACCAAGCGATTCAAAATTGCCAAGAGAGTTTCGTCGTTGTACTTTGTttccttttttatatttgaagcgTAGAAATGAACGAATCTAATTTGTAGATACGTGTCAGCTTTCTAATGGTTGTACGTCAGATGTACGGGATAGTACGCAAGAATAATATATGTTGGATCATGACATACGGGATGGTAATACGCAGAATATTTGTTAGAACGTGGTGTACTAGATAGTACTGTGGGAGCTAGTGGAATAAACGTGTACGTGGCAGTTGTATATTTTTGCGTATTAAGATGATGTGGCAGTCGGCTGCTGAAGCAAAGCTgatgctagcgcttcttcagactgctgctgaagcaaggcgctTCTTCAAAATACTGTTGATAAGGCTGCTGCTAGTGCCTTTTCAACTCAGCTAACGTGGTTGCTGCTAGCACTTATTCAGGTTGCTATTGACAAGGCTTCTGCTAGCGCCTTTTCAACTCTACTGACGAGGCTgttgctagcgcttcttcaggcTACTGTTGACAAGGTTGCTACCAGCGCTGCTTCAGTACTGCTGCCCGCGCTTCTTCAACACTGCTGACGTCAACTCTACTTTTAGTGCCTTTTCAACTCTCTTTTTGAAGCAAGGCTGCTGCTAGCGCTGCTTCAACACTACTTCCCGTGCTTCTTCAGCACTATTGATGTCAACTCTGCAGCTAGCGCCTTATCAGCTCTACCTACACATTAAACATTTGtagaacttagttttattcaattatcaacacatcatcaaaattatgtcgtatttattttttatcatcctaagttcattttaatcaattaaatcgtttttcttaattcaacttaattaatgatttccctttttaatcttaattctccctttttctttctttaacttaatctaacaatttcccctttttgatgatgttaaaactaagttataaGAGAAGAGATTTAaaggtaaattatatatttatatatgaacataaatacacaaaatattagaGTAAAGATATCCCCCTTTTAAAATTCTTCATAGCTTTCCTAAGCCCGCTCCAACTGACTCGCTATCTCCATCATCGTCTTAACAGTAATACTAATGggattaaataaatcatatttaaccTCCTTCTTAATCAAAATAGGCTCCCCTATAATACTCTATATCTGACTTCTCGATAAACTCGAACGCCTCCCACCAATAGTCCCTGGTGATTCCATGAGCCATACTCTCCAATATCGAAGGATGATGAAAACCATACTAGAGTCTCCCATATAAAACAATGATGTCTTTAAAGAACTGCTTTCATGGTATCCTATTAAGAAGATGGCCTACATGATGGACGACAAACCAATTATTACACTCATGATCTTTTCACTTCTTACTACACCCATGATCTTTTCAAGAAATTTGGTCGTGACAACATGCTTCCATATACGAGAAATTCCATCACCATAGATAGACCAATTAACCACAAGGATGACATTGACTATATAGAGAAATAGCATAATGCCTAAAAGATGAGAGTCCCAAAGGAACGAAGAAATTACCTGACGGATATCATCGAAGAGTATAAGTGGGTGAGGAAAAATGAAGAAGAGTAGAAGTCAAGTGTAGTAACAAGCTATAGTAGTACTTAAAACGTATAGCCTTTGTTGTCACTTATTCTATCCAAATCTCtttgtaaataaaaacaagagACACACATGTGTGTAATAAACTAAGCGAGTAATTTGTATAATAACTCGTATCTTTTCAAACTCAGTATAAAAAAGAGATGTTCATTCTCTAGGATTCATTTATATACATATGCATTGCATTGTACTTACACTACAAATGCAAAACCTCATCTCTCATTTTTCAACCTTAGTCTACAACTGTGAACAATTGTTACGACCCCGAGGAAAAGAGATTTAAAAACCGGACGCTTTATCTTCCACGAAATGAATGAGGAAACAACGATGCCTAAAATAGTTTTCACGATTGAATTCAAAGAAATGAAGGCAACTCTCTAGTATGTGACAAAATAACTCGCTCTAATCACAAGTTCTTTGGCTAATCAGCAAATTCCATCCACATCCCAAAACATGTCTTCTTCTTCCCGTATTCCTACCCAACCTATCCCAATTTTGTTTATCCCTGTAAACCCCAATCCTACTGGCCCTCAAACTCAAGAAGAAGTCTCCTACTATGAAGACTCAAAAGAAGATTTTGAATGGACCATAAAGGCTTAACATGAGACTCATGAAGATGAGCTCAACCTTATGGGACCACACGGAAAACCCATTTCGGTAGCTGATAAACCACCCTCCACTAAATATGAGCATCAAATGACTCAAGTTCGGGCCATGTAGGCATGGAAGAAAGCATAGTTTGATAAAATGACTAAGGGAAAAAGTATTGACGAACATTATGACTAGAAAGACGCCATGAAGACCAAAATAACTATCATTCCAATAGGTATTAAATTACATGCCATATCCAAGTATATTGGCAAAAGCGACCCATTCGTCTTCTTTAAGATGTACACATCCGTAATAACTCTGTTGCGACTCGGAGAGAAAACATTTCTCCACCTATTCCTCCAATAAATCAATGAAACTACCTTATACTGGTATCACCAACAAAAGATAACATATTTGTAAACCATCGAAGAATTGGCTGAACGTTTTAGCATACACCTTAATTTGGAACAACCAGAAAAGAGGCTTAAAAACATTAAGTAAggggaaaatgagaaattctcgGTTTTCATAGAAAGGTGGAAAGCCATAGATGAAGAAATTGATTCCTTCCCATGTGAACAACAACAAATTGACATGATTATTGAAAGCGTCAATGATCGGTATTTTGTAGGATTCGTAGTCAAGACCTTTAAGAACATGAAAAAGTTGTTAAAGAAGGACAATAATCTTGATGACGACATCgaagaaaaatgaaatgaagGAAAAGTAGTAAATCTTATCATCCTCCGAGTCGATTTTAGAAGAAGGAAAAGACTAAAGTGCATTAGGTGTCAACTGCCTGGTAGGAACGTCCTCCTTCAGTGACGAGCACTAGCAAGCCTCCAAAAGCAAAGGGAAGTAAACCGACTCCTACTAATCCCATAGCTCTAAAGACGCTAATACCACTTAGAGTCTTTGTTGATTTAAGTATGCCTTTGAGTCAAGTCATGGAACTTATTCAAGAGAAGAATTTAATTAAACCCTTACCTAAGAACGGACAAACCATTCTTGGAAAAATATGAGGGTGCTTGGTGTGATTATCACCAAACGAAGGGGCATTTTACTGATAGTTGTAGCTCCCTCAAGCATCTCTTTCAGGACTTGATCGATCAAAATATTATCGCCAAGCAAAAGATAATAAAGAATCATTTGCCAAATCATCAATCAACGTTATCACAATTGATGAAGTGACACTCGACACTGATGCATTGCTGGATCTAATGCTTGATTCTAAGATAGAAGGCAATATGAACGACCCCTAGCAAAAAAAAAGCTCATTCCAGTAAGAATTCAAAATGGGGGGTAAGAGACGAGTAAAAATGATTGCTTTAGTCCATGCCCCAATAGATTTTACAGTAACTCGTGGTGGAACCGATTTTCAACCGAGTTTCATGAAAACCACGACCGATAATGCACCAACAACCTCCAAACCACTCTCATGGAAAAGGAAGGAGAATGAGCCTAGAGTTCTAAATCTAGCAGACATTCTCATGAGTCAACTCAAAAGAACAAAAGTTAACATTTCCATATGGAAAATTCTGATGTACTCTATCAACACAGGAAAAATGTCCTCAACAAGTTAAAAAAGGCTAATGTTCATGCCAACATTACCTAGAGGAACTAGTAAGAATTAATTCCTCTAATTTACAATACAACATGATCGGCTTCGAAGACAAGGATCTTCCAACAGTTGAGATGGATCATGCCAATGCCCTTTACACTTCTGTTCAAATGGAGGGGGAAACCATTCTAATGGTCCTTATAGTCAATAGATTGACTCTCAACATGTGTCCTTGGAGGACTCTTGAGAAAATATGTGTATTTAGAGACAAAGTCATACCATCTGACTTGTGTGTAATGTTGATTACCAAGTCGACTTTTGTGTCATCAACATGCAATCCTCCTAAAATCTTATCTCAGGAAGACCATGGCTGCATCAAGCTAAGGATCTAGCCTCCATGCttcataaaaattaagattCATAGCCAGCAACAAAGTTATTACGGTCAACAGTGAGACAGACACTACTACTGTCATTGAATCAATTCACATCGACACCTCAATGGTTGAATTAAGAAGATTCGAGACATGTTGATCTTCCAAGAAGGTAAAGACTCATTTAATTATCCTAACTTTAGCACATTAACCTCCCCTCCATAAAAATGATGTGCAAAATGAGATATTTCTCTAGCATGAGATTATGCCTAAATACCACCTACATACCTTCATTTTTGCGGTCATTTACGACTCAGACCGCTTTGGTTTAGGATATATCCTAATAGGATTCGAAGAAATCCATAATAGTAAAATATCTAAACAACACATACCTTTCCTCCATCTTTACATGGGCAGTTCATCCGCGAAGAAattaacactttatattttgaCTTCCTTGAACCCTTTGCCAATCTAGATTTACAAAGATATTTTCTAGGTCTCAACTTTTTTAAGATTGTTCTTATAATCCTAATTCATCTGTTTGCATGAttagaaaaagaataaaatattggCATGACACCTTGAAACTTGGCTCGGAACCCCACAACAACTAATCAAGTTAAGGAAATCATCCCCTCAAGTCTACATGGAACCGATGTCCCCTTATCTTTCGATACTTTAATCGATGAAAACAAAACTCTCCATCCTCTCATATATAGAGATGTCAAATAATGTACATTGTAAGGAATTTAAGAATTATAGTCTTGTTAGATTATCTCGTCCTACATGTAATAAACTCCTTAATGtgataaaagaagaaaattttgaGCGTACAACATGTAAAGATGATCTTTCCTTTTACTCTAATCTAAACATCGAAAAAAATACTTCTTATTAAATGAGGATGAAATTATCTCTTCTGTTTAAAAGACAATTAATTGTCTATTCACGTCTAACAATACTTAGATCGCATTGAGCATCCAAAGTTTAAACCCAAAAGAACGTCTTGAACTAGTTGAACTATTAAAAGCCAATAAAGACATTTTTGCCTGATCATACAAGGACATGCTAGGCATTGATCCAAAGATCACACAACATCATATTCCCCTTTAAAGTCAATAAAACTAAAGTTCAGACGGATGAAGGATGATGGTGTGACTAAGATAAAGGAAGAATTCCAAAAATAACTCGAAGCTGGATTTCTCGAGGTAGTGGATTATCCTACCTGGATAGCTAATGTAGTTCCCATTCTGAATAAAGATGGAAAAATATGTGTGTGTGGATTATTAGAATCTGAATGAGGCTAGCCCTAAAGATCACTTCTCATTACTATCCATCAACATACTTGTCGACCATGCTACCGGTCAGGAACTATTATCATTCATGGAAGGATTTTTAGGATACAATCAAATTTTGATGGCCCCGCAAGATAAGGAAAAGACATGTTCATAACAGAAGTATGTACTTTTTGTTATCGTGTCATGCCTTTCGTTCTTAAGAATGTAGAAGCAACTTAGCAAATGACATTCACCATGATCCttcatgacatgatccacaaagaaGTGAATATCTATATCAACGACATGATCGTGAAGTCCAAGGATCGACAAGGACGTGTCCAAAAGATTGAAAAATTCTTTTAGAGGATTAGAAAATATCAGCTACAACTCAATTTGAAAAAATGCACGTTCGGAGTCACAACTGGTAAAATGTTGGGCTTCTTAATATAACAAAGAGAAATTGAAGTCAATCCCTCTAAAATAGAAGCAATAACGGCTATTCCGGTACCTCGAAATGAAAGTGAGGCCCGAGGATTTCTTAGGAAAATTCAATACATCAGTCAGTTCATCAGCAAACTTACTACAATATGTGATCTACTATTTAAGTTTCTATAGAAAGACCAAAAATTCACATGGGTCGAAAATTATCAAcaatcatttgaaaaaataaaggaTGATCTAAATTCCCCTCCCATATTCATGCCCCGAGACCCATCATCCTTCTCATTTTGTACATTATTGTAACAAAAACAACCATGGGAAGCCTTTTGGCTTAAGAAATGAGGATAAACTCGAAACGACTATTTATTATATCAGTAAAAAGATGACTAGATGTGAACTCAATTACACTCTAGTCTAGATGATCTGTTGGACATTAACATGAGTCACCAAAAGGTTGAGACACTACATGTAGGCCCATCTCATCAAGTTGGTATCAAGACTAAATCCAATCCATTTCTTATTCCAACGAACTCTTTTATTGCTTAGGCTAGacaagtggatgatgatgatatccgAATATGACATAGcttatacaataaataaatttatcaaagaaAGCGTTGTTGCAGACTTCCTAGCTGATCAAACCATCATCATTGAGTTTGAAGACGAACTCGAATTCCTCGATGACGAAATTATGAGTGTCATGTCAGACACATGGAAACTAATGTTTGACGTAGCTTTAGGAAAGCAAGGTTACAAAATGAGGATTTTGTTAGTTGACCTGAAAGGGACATATACCCAATTTACATAAAACTCGAGTACCCCATTACCATTAACGAGGCTGAATACAAGGCATGCCTCCCGCATCTCAAATTGGCATACGAAAAAGGGGAAACCAAATTAGAAGTAATTGGTGACTCTAATTTAGTCATATCACAATGTAATGATACATGGAAAGTAAAAGGAGAAAATTTAAAACTCTATCACACCTATCTGACCAAAACTTATGAATAAATTCGATCAAGTATCATTTGTTCATGCTCTAAGGAACTAAAATTGCTTCGCGGATGCCCTAGCTACTCTTGCAACCATTAATCAAACTCTCGACATAATTAAAGTCAACCCTTCTAAATCCGACAAAAGCAAAGAGGTGCTTTTGAAAAGGGAATAATAACTTCTTATGAAAGTTTTGTCATACCCTGGTACTATACTCGCCAAAAATACATAGAATATGGAGAATATCTGTCTCATTTCCGAACAAAGGAACGACGACGTTGTGCTAGTATTCCACCATTTACGCTTGGATTGCCAATAAACTAAACTAACGACCTTTTGACGGTCAAAACATGCTCTAACTAGATGGTTTAGAATAAAAAAGGATCATAAAAGTACACGTAGGGACATGTGGCCCATACATGTACATAATGACGTTAGCAATGAAAATATCTCGCTTaggatattattggcaaaaccttgaacaagaatgtgtgagcTATGTAAGGAGCTGTCATTAGTGCCAAATCTATATTAACCTAAATCATACTCCGACATCACTCATTTACAATATGACATCCCACTGACCATTTTCTATAAAGGACATTAATGTCATCGGGAAAATCTATTCACATGCTTCAAATGGACACAAGTTCATACTCGTGGTCATCgactacttcaccaaatgggTTGAAGCAACTTCATATATatggctgcaaatgagtcaagctactcgtgagccgctcggtcaaagctcggcttgagcttgactttgaccgagctcgagccgaactcgagccggctcgtttaaaattcgagtcgagctcgagctcatataatgcttgctcgatgacttttcgagctttttcgagcctaagtatataatatataatttttttatttaatattaaaattctaataatatattttttcctatCTTTTTCTTCAAAGTCCACATGAAAGGCCCATAATCCATaattaaaaccctaatttctaacaCATCTACGAACTTTCATCTAATCGCCTCTTCTTTATTTCTCATCTAACCTAATCTGACTCTTCATCTAATCGCCTCTTCTTCTCTTATCTAACCTAATCTTGTTCATCTAATCGcctttctttccttctttcacTTATATTGAAAAGAGGTAAAAGATacttatattatactatatatatttttttatatataatatattaaatattatggatataataattagtatattataatatataattatttacggataaaaatagttaatatattgtatataaaaaaatgtttattatatataatattgaaaaagataaaaaaaaatgttaacatattttatataataaaagtataatatatataatatttaaagaagaaaaaaagttaatatatttattatatataaaatggggagaaaaaaaaggatatatatattatatataatatgtttacagaaaaaaataatttataagattaataatatatattataatataaaaaaaataataaattgttgttataagttatattctttttataatgtttgaatCTTGTTATACTTGCacctaaataattcaaatatatataataatatctaatataaaatatattgagttaataaattgaacattatttgttaattagctTATATCTAGAtcaattaattctttttatattagatgtttgataattttattttaagtatacTATAGGTaaaattgacatatttattaatattaggtATGTCTATGGAAGAGTAGTCTCTTTTACTTACCATAAATAGTGTCGTAACTGAATCTAATGAGGTTGAAATTGAGATCAACACGGAAACTAACTAGAATATCTAGTCCAGAAACACAAGAAAAGGCTGAAGAAAAGGAGGAAGAGATATTccaaataaagaaaagaaaaaaagtttcaGAAGTTTGGAATGATTTTGATACAGTTGATGGACATAAAGCGAAATGTAAACATTGTAATGCTCTCTTTACAATTGGTAAATCGGGATCCACATCAAGTCTTTTGAGGCATAGATTAAGTTGTGTGAGGAGAAAACTTAATTTGCGAGTTGCTGAACAACAAACAAAGTTGATTTTTTTGCCATCTGATTCAGCTTCACCATCCATTTCTGCTTTGTATTATGGAAAATTTGATATGGAACAAATAGGAAAAGCAGCTGCTCATTGGATTATGAATGAACATCCATTCACCATTCTTGAGGAAGAGGGGTTtaatttgatgatgaaatgtGGAATGCCAGAATGGAAAAAGATTAGTCGAATGACTTGTAGAGAAGATTGCATGAAAATTTATGAGATGGGGAAAAAAAGATTGAAGAAAAGTCTTGAGTGTGTAAATAAAGTAAGTTTGACAACAGATTGTTGGAAGTCAAAGAATCAAAAAATTGAGTACATGGTAGTCACTGGACATTGGATTGATTCTTGTTGGAATTTATAGAAGagagttttaagttttattaacaTTCCACCACCAAGGGGAGGTCTTCAAATTTCCGATGCCATTTTCAAGTGTATGAAAGAGTGGGGTATAGAAAACAAGGTTTTCACTATTACGATTGATAATGCTTCCAGCAATGATTCGGCTATTCGATATATGAAAGATACCATTCAAAGGTGTAGAAAATTAGCATGCAGAGGAAATTTATTCCATGTTCGTTGTTGTGCACATGTCTTAAATTTGTGTGTTCAAGATGGATTGAGGGAGATTGAAGATATTATAAGTAATATAAGGGAAAGTGTAGAATATGTAAATCGTTCTGAGGCAAGACGTGTGCAATTTGCAGACTATGTACAACAATTACAGTTGAAGGACAAAAAATTGATTCGTGATTGCAAAACCAGGTGGAACTCGACTTTTGAGATGTTAAGTTGTGCACTAAAGTTCAAAGAAGTGTTTAAGATGTTTAAAGAACGTGATCCATTTTATAGTTGTTGCCCTCATGATGAAGAATGGAATAAAGCTCAAAAGATTTGCTCATTGTTAGAGGCTTTTTGGACGGCCACTCACATTATTTCAGGTAGTGAGTATCCTACTTCAAATTTATTTCTACAAGAAGTTCAAAAAATAAAGTCAGCATTGGATACATATGCACAACATGACGATTTATTTCTGAAGGAGCTGGCtagtaaaatgaaaaataaatttgataagtATT
It encodes the following:
- the LOC124924427 gene encoding zinc finger BED domain-containing protein RICESLEEPER 2-like yields the protein MRLKLRSTRKLTRISSPETQEKAEEKEEEIFQIKKRKKVSEVWNDFDTVDGHKAKCKHCNALFTIGKSGSTSSLLRHRLSCVRRKLNLRVAEQQTKLIFLPSDSASPSISALYYGKFDMEQIGKAAAHWIMNEHPFTILEEEGFNLMMKCGMPEWKKISRMTCREDCMKIYEMGKKRLKKSLECVNKKRVLSFINIPPPRGGLQISDAIFKCMKEWGIENKVFTITIDNASSNDSAIRYMKDTIQRCRKLACRGNLFHVRCCAHVLNLCVQDGLREIEDIISNIRESVEYVNRSEARRVQFADYVQQLQLKDKKLIRDCKTRWNSTFEMLSCALKFKEVFKMFKERDPFYSCCPHDEEWNKAQKICSLLEAFWTATHIISGSEYPTSNLFLQEVQKIKSALDTYAQHDDLFLKELASKMKNKFDKYWGECNLLMAIAAVFDPTKKMLEVEFCFPKLYSELDASKHILKVKEVIYSLYEEEIKVLCIIGMILMTIVQK